The following proteins are encoded in a genomic region of Alnus glutinosa chromosome 8, dhAlnGlut1.1, whole genome shotgun sequence:
- the LOC133874903 gene encoding thiamine thiazole synthase, chloroplastic: MATMASTLTSKPQRLALFENSASSFHGTPLAPSSIRVQPTKAGAKPSISMSGAPSPPYDLKAFTFDPIKESIVSREMTRRYMMDMITYADTDVVVVGAGSAGLSCAYELSKNPSVQVAIIEQSVSPGGGAWLGGQLFSAMVVRKPAHLFLDELGIEYDEQDNYVVIKHAALFTSTIMSKLLARPNVKLFNAVAAEDLIVKGGRVGGVVTNWALVSMNHDTQSCMDPNVMEAKVVVSSCGHDGPFGATGVKRLRSIGMIDTVPGMKALDMNVAEDAIVRLTREIVPGMIVTGMEVAEIDGAPRMGPTFGAMMISGQKAAHLALKALGLPNALDGSYVGGIHPELILAAADSAEIADA, from the exons ATGGCGACCATGGCCTCCACCCTCACCTCCAAACCCCAAAGGCTCGCTCTTTTCGAAAACTCCGCCTCCTCCTTCCATGGCACCCCTCTGGCCCCATCTTCCATCCGCGTCCAGCCCACCAAGGCTGGGGCTAAACCCTCGATCTCCATGTCCGGCGCTCCCTCGCCGCCGTACGATCTGAAAGCGTTCACGTTCGATCCCATCAAGGAGTCCATCGTGTCCCGCGAGATGACCCGGCGGTACATGATGGACATGATCACGTACGCCGACACCGACGTCGTGGTGGTGGGCGCGGGATCCGCGGGGCTCTCGTGTGCCTACGAGCTCAGCAAGAACCCGTCCGTGCAGGTCGCCATCATCGAGCAGTCTGTCAGCCCCGGTGGCGGTGCATGGCTCGGCGGCCAGCTCTTCTCGGCTATG GTAGTGCGCAAACCAGCGCATCTCTTCCTTGACGAGCTGGGCATCGAGTACGACGAGCAAGACAACTATGTGGTGATAAAGCACGCCGCTCTCTTCACCTCAACCATAATGAGCAAGCTCTTGGCTCGCCCCAACGTGAAGCTCTTCAACGCCGTGGCGGCCGAGGACTTGATCGTGAAGGGAGGCAGAGTTGGAGGGGTGGTCACCAACTGGGCCTTGGTGTCCATGAACCACGACACCCAGTCGTGCATGGACCCCAACGTCATGGAGGCGAAGGTGGTCGTGAGCTCCTGCGGCCACGATGGGCCGTTTGGGGCCACCGGGGTCAAGAGGCTCAGGAGTATTGGCATGATTGACACAGTGCCAGGGATGAAGGCACTGGACATGAATGTAGCGGAGGATGCTATTGTGAGGCTCACTAGGGAGATTGTGCCTGGGATGATTGTTACTGGGATGGAAGTTGCTGAGATTGATGGAGCCCCAAGAATG GGTCCTACATTTGGAGCCATGATGATATCAGGACAGAAGGCAGCTCACTTGGCCTTGAAGGCACTGGGACTTCCCAATGCTCTTGATGGGTCATACGTTGGAGGCATCCACCCGGAGCTGATCCTAGCTGCTGCAGATTCTGCTGAAATTGCAGACGCTTAA